In Pleomorphomonas sp. T1.2MG-36, a single window of DNA contains:
- a CDS encoding flagellin N-terminal helical domain-containing protein, with translation MTDINLTKAVRQNLLSLQNTAKMMATTQNRLATGNKVNTALDNPTNFFTASSLNARAGELDSLLDSMNNGVKTLEAADNGLTSITKTLESMQSTLRQARQDKSFETASYTLGNITDTAAKISFSGGAFGTSGAGSVKLMTDSAQALSTSDTMDNFKGILTESKATVTGGVVLTGADLTAAQGKSVTIKYGDDTLTYTTGAALADSQAVADEMNAKIAADTKLKGKLAVTVTGNKLVVTAASNEDKTLTLTGAEVFGATAAQDVTKALGSDGKTAFNINGVDVSIGQSDLANTTWSSAAEITANVDALAAKINVQLGNAGSKFKVKNVADSLKFEAISTSAGTLKITGQGAVDLFGASAASVGATGAEDPSIHLAKTTDDLVNEINSNSSLSSKIKASNDNGKLRIQNLSTQTLDIDGVSSSGLIDAVSTTAASIGGNKVRADLAGQFNELRDQLDKIADDASFNGINILRGDKLTITFNETGTSAIDIVAKDGKSVDSNSLGVPTTVLQEDLDADTNIDAILGKVKVALNSVRSQASTFGSNLSVVENRQNFTKNMMNTLQGGASNLTLADMNEEAANMVALQTRQSLATSSLSMANQADQNVLQLLR, from the coding sequence ATGACCGACATCAATCTGACCAAGGCAGTCCGCCAGAATCTTCTGTCTCTGCAAAACACCGCCAAGATGATGGCGACGACGCAGAATCGCCTCGCGACTGGCAACAAGGTCAACACGGCCCTCGACAACCCGACCAACTTCTTCACCGCGTCGTCGCTCAATGCGCGTGCCGGCGAACTCGACTCGCTGCTCGACTCGATGAACAACGGCGTGAAGACGCTGGAAGCGGCCGACAACGGCCTGACGTCGATCACCAAGACGCTGGAATCGATGCAGTCGACATTGCGTCAGGCGCGCCAGGACAAGTCGTTCGAGACCGCCTCGTACACGCTCGGCAACATCACGGACACAGCGGCCAAGATCAGCTTCTCCGGCGGTGCGTTCGGGACGAGCGGCGCTGGAAGCGTCAAGTTGATGACCGACTCGGCCCAGGCGCTGTCGACCTCGGACACGATGGACAATTTCAAGGGCATTCTCACCGAGTCGAAGGCGACGGTTACCGGCGGTGTCGTGCTCACGGGTGCCGACCTGACCGCCGCGCAGGGCAAGTCGGTCACCATCAAGTATGGCGACGACACCCTGACCTATACGACGGGTGCCGCGCTGGCTGACAGCCAGGCCGTCGCCGATGAAATGAATGCGAAGATCGCGGCCGATACCAAGCTGAAGGGTAAGCTTGCTGTCACTGTGACCGGCAACAAGCTTGTCGTTACCGCCGCATCGAACGAAGACAAGACGCTGACCCTGACCGGTGCCGAGGTGTTCGGAGCAACGGCAGCCCAGGATGTCACCAAGGCGCTCGGCTCGGACGGCAAGACGGCCTTCAATATCAATGGCGTCGATGTGTCCATCGGGCAGTCCGATCTCGCGAACACGACGTGGTCGTCGGCTGCCGAGATCACGGCGAACGTCGATGCGCTGGCGGCGAAGATCAACGTGCAGCTTGGCAATGCAGGCTCGAAGTTCAAGGTCAAGAATGTCGCCGACTCGCTGAAGTTCGAGGCGATCAGCACGAGCGCCGGTACGCTCAAGATCACGGGGCAGGGCGCTGTCGATCTGTTCGGTGCCTCGGCGGCATCGGTTGGTGCGACAGGTGCCGAAGATCCGTCGATCCATCTTGCCAAGACCACCGACGACCTCGTCAACGAGATCAACAGCAATTCTTCGCTGTCCTCGAAGATCAAGGCGTCCAACGATAACGGCAAGCTGCGCATTCAGAACCTGTCGACGCAGACGCTGGATATCGACGGCGTCAGCTCCTCCGGTCTGATCGACGCGGTTTCGACGACTGCCGCCTCGATCGGCGGCAACAAGGTTCGCGCCGATCTGGCGGGACAGTTCAACGAACTGCGTGACCAGCTCGACAAGATCGCCGACGACGCCTCGTTCAACGGCATCAACATCCTGCGCGGCGACAAGCTGACCATCACCTTCAACGAGACGGGTACCTCGGCGATCGACATCGTCGCCAAGGACGGCAAGTCGGTCGACTCCAACAGCCTCGGCGTGCCGACCACGGTTCTGCAAGAGGATCTCGATGCCGACACCAACATCGACGCCATTCTGGGCAAGGTGAAGGTGGCTTTGAACTCGGTTCGGTCGCAGGCGTCGACCTTCGGCTCCAACCTCTCGGTGGTGGAAAACCGTCAGAACTTCACCAAGAACATGATGAACACCCTGCAGGGTGGTGCCAGCAACCTGACTCTGGCCGACATGAACGAAGAGGCGGCCAACATGGTTGCGTTGCAGACCCGCCAGTCGCTCGCGACCTCCTCGCTCTCCATGGCCAACCAGGCCGACCAGAACGTGCTTCAGCTTCTCCGCTGA
- a CDS encoding flagellin N-terminal helical domain-containing protein encodes MSNINLTAAVRQNLLSLQSTASMMAKTQNTLSTGNKVNSALDNPSNFFTASSLNSRASDLGNLMDSMKSGIKTIEAADNGLTSITKTLESMQSTLRQARQDKSFETASYTLTSTTDKTAKISFTGGAFGTGAGSIKLATDSATAVKASAAFTGTQDALVKAAVTETKAQQTSATAITETGGVTGYTNKSFDIEYGGKKVTITTKASDFADATDATAAEVRTAIQKGIDASDLKGKITVGGTTTALELNATSAEDATIKVTDAGNVFFAAADQLAGAATNKAGSDGKLDFNVSGVAVSLSATDFAGATPKLDEAISAINVQLGNAGSKFKAVDALDASGAKTGKLQIQADSTSAGDLKITGEGAKTLFGAASNTAIVSGTDDINVHLAKTVDDLVNEINNSSTLSTKVKASNDSGKLRFQNLSTQDLKMDGISSSGVIDASSSGQATIKGNTVRTDLAKQFNELRDQLDKLADDASFNGINLLRGDKLTITFNETATSSIAILAKDGKSVDSTSLGVPTTVEAKDLDSDDTIDGVLNKVKGALNSVRSQSSAFGSNLSVVENRQNFTTSMMNTLQTGAGNLTLADMNEEAANMVSLQTRQSLATSSLSMANQANQNVLQLLR; translated from the coding sequence ATGTCCAATATCAACTTGACCGCCGCCGTTCGCCAGAACCTGCTCTCGCTGCAGAGCACCGCTTCGATGATGGCGAAGACGCAGAACACGCTGTCTACCGGCAACAAGGTCAACTCCGCCCTCGACAATCCCTCGAACTTCTTCACGGCGTCCTCGCTGAATTCGCGCGCCAGCGACCTCGGCAACCTGATGGACTCGATGAAGAGCGGCATCAAGACGATCGAAGCGGCTGACAATGGCCTGACCTCGATCACCAAGACTCTTGAGTCGATGCAGTCGACGCTGCGCCAGGCCCGTCAGGACAAGTCCTTCGAGACCGCCTCCTACACGCTGACCAGCACCACCGACAAGACTGCCAAGATCAGCTTCACCGGCGGCGCCTTCGGCACCGGCGCTGGCTCCATCAAGCTGGCGACCGATTCCGCGACAGCCGTGAAGGCGTCGGCAGCGTTCACGGGTACGCAGGATGCTTTGGTTAAGGCAGCAGTTACCGAAACCAAGGCTCAGCAGACCAGTGCTACCGCCATCACGGAAACCGGTGGTGTCACAGGGTACACCAACAAGTCGTTCGACATCGAGTACGGTGGCAAGAAGGTAACCATCACCACCAAGGCTTCGGATTTTGCCGACGCGACTGACGCCACCGCAGCTGAGGTGAGGACCGCGATTCAGAAGGGTATCGACGCTTCCGATCTGAAGGGAAAGATCACCGTTGGAGGCACGACTACAGCTCTTGAGCTGAATGCCACGTCTGCCGAAGACGCGACGATCAAGGTGACGGACGCGGGCAATGTGTTCTTCGCTGCGGCGGATCAACTTGCCGGTGCCGCGACCAACAAGGCAGGCTCTGATGGGAAGCTTGACTTTAACGTGAGCGGTGTCGCCGTTTCTCTGTCCGCGACTGATTTCGCCGGCGCAACGCCCAAGCTTGACGAGGCCATCAGTGCCATCAACGTTCAGCTCGGTAACGCTGGCTCAAAGTTCAAGGCGGTGGACGCACTTGACGCCTCTGGCGCCAAGACGGGCAAGCTGCAGATCCAGGCTGATAGCACGAGCGCTGGGGATCTGAAGATCACTGGCGAGGGCGCGAAGACCCTGTTCGGTGCGGCCAGCAACACGGCCATCGTCAGTGGAACTGATGATATCAACGTTCATCTTGCCAAGACGGTTGATGATCTCGTGAACGAGATCAACAACAGCTCGACCCTGTCCACGAAGGTCAAGGCGTCGAACGACAGCGGCAAGCTTCGCTTCCAGAACCTGTCGACGCAGGATCTGAAGATGGACGGCATCAGTTCGTCGGGTGTTATCGACGCTTCTTCGTCCGGTCAGGCGACGATCAAGGGCAACACCGTCCGTACCGATCTGGCCAAGCAGTTCAACGAACTGCGCGACCAGCTCGACAAGTTGGCCGATGACGCCTCGTTCAACGGTATCAACCTGCTGCGCGGCGACAAGCTGACTATCACCTTCAACGAGACCGCGACGTCGTCGATCGCCATCCTCGCCAAGGACGGCAAGTCGGTCGACTCGACCTCGCTGGGTGTGCCGACCACGGTGGAAGCCAAGGATCTGGACTCCGACGACACCATCGACGGCGTCCTCAACAAGGTGAAGGGCGCTCTGAACAGCGTTCGGTCGCAGTCTTCGGCCTTCGGCTCGAACCTGTCGGTCGTCGAGAACCGTCAGAACTTCACCACCTCTATGATGAATACCCTGCAGACGGGCGCCGGCAACCTGACGCTCGCCGACATGAACGAGGAAGCTGCGAACATGGTTTCGCTGCAGACCCGCCAGTCCCTGGCGACCTCCTCGCTCTCCATGGCAAACCAGGCCAACCAGAACGTGCTTCAGCTTCTCCGCTGA